A stretch of the Archangium violaceum genome encodes the following:
- a CDS encoding trifunctional serine/threonine-protein kinase/ATP-binding protein/sensor histidine kinase — protein sequence MLDIPGYKLLGTLRATSSNVLFQAVRESDGLPVIIKTPATVSAGPRERERYRREYSILQRLRDVRGVVRPYSHEQILERPVLLMEEVRGVPLSELVGQPLAIPRFLELAVSLAANLGEIHRHGVIHKDIKPANIIAEPTGGTRLIDFGVATLQRVEHLEAAPADLVEGTLAYMSPEQTGRMNRLVDYRTDLYSLGVTFYELLTGSRPFQGRDALEWFHAHMAQHPRPPHELRPSIPLALSAIVMRLLAKTAEERYQSAEGLRADLERCREGPLEVFPLGARDVPRRLSLPQRLYGREAQVSTLLSGFDRVVHGGHAELMLVRGYSGIGKSSLVQELHKPVVRRRGFFLSGKFEQFQRDIPYATLAQAIRGLVQQLLAGSDEELERWRERLQEAWGEQGQRVVELVPQLELIAGRQPPVEALPPSETRNRFNQVFLKFLGVFATREHPLVLFLDDLQWADAASLQLLQHLLTHPEAPPLLLLGAYRDNEVSLSHALMLTVEAVRKSGARVTDIQLEPLSQEQVEQLVGDALPGAGREVVEPLSALVREKTGGNPFFLNQLLLTLDQDGLLVRTAEGWRWDEEGVRAMGYSDNVVDFLVGKLRQLPGEVQRLLHLAACVGNVFSLSMLSTLSEQGEVGAVEQGLGPALQEGLVMRGGPEQYRFLHDRIHQAAHALITEEEQKAIHLRIGRAMLESLTPEALRERLFDVVSQLNAGAELMKEPEERHRLARLNAEAGAKAMASIAHRPAITYFAKAFSLIPGDPWETDAALALKVRLDQATCELMCGNSAEASRLAEELLPRARTHSDMAEAYRLKNDTLVGTGRLQEASACMLEFLERLGMPIPSSPSQEEAAAAYEEVWALIGDRPIESLVDLPPMTDPDMKLAMGAFHSLFSSAFFINPHLLIINLCRMVSLTLRHGFTAHSVTGFSWLGLMSGVSFNRYREGYALGALARELVERYNLSALRGRLLFSLQFISYWSQPFSVTQDIVLGAFHHAVQMGDFQAACYCGSSIVLNRVAMGHNLDDVYQESLVRADFARKAGVVDARDMILLYQRYVQQMRGRSSSFDTLSGEGFDEKEFEASLSSARMSALRSAYWILKLRSRFMCGAYEEALAAADKVAGLLWVMKGSINILDFHLFRALSLAATFETRSSEEAREELLESLQRHHAQLARWAEICPETFRAPERMVFAEWARLRGRPDEASPAYEEAIDAARENGFLQYFGMAAELAANFWRTRRARTAALCFARDARSAYVQWGALGKVQHLESRWPGLAPLRVLSDDETLRADATTSTDSTQIDALTVVKAQQAISGEIVLERLANTLMQVVIENAGAQRGAVLLPRGDFLSVAAVSGGSLDAELPWSLITYVKRTLEQVRIDDASQPHPFSSDEYLRRGGVRSVLCLPLMRQEVFSGVLYLENNLATNAFSPERLFLLSHLASQAAISIENARLYTEVRIAEAALRRANDELERRVDERTRALKEAQARLVDMAREVGMTEVASNVLHNVGNVLTSAVINIELMRRAVGSSRVSRVKQAAALLLEHRGNLADFLSENSRGSQLPDYLAELSDELLREQEKLMEDVEAMARHIDHIRAIVQVQQTYAKTSLMEVECDLGQLVDDALRIQMGSLKRHGVSIIRELSAVPKLQLDKHKVLQILINLLSNARNALDVLPEGQRLLRVRLTSEGGRARIQVVDNGMGIAPEVREKLFAHGFTTRKDGHGFGLHASALAAQLMGGRLTLESEGPGKGATATLELPLP from the coding sequence ATGCTCGATATCCCAGGGTACAAGCTCCTCGGTACGCTCCGAGCCACGAGCTCGAACGTGCTCTTCCAGGCGGTACGCGAGTCGGATGGCCTGCCGGTCATCATCAAGACGCCCGCGACCGTGTCCGCGGGTCCGCGCGAGCGCGAGCGCTATCGCCGGGAGTACAGCATCCTGCAACGGCTGCGGGATGTGCGTGGCGTGGTCCGGCCCTATTCCCACGAGCAGATCCTCGAGCGCCCCGTGCTCCTGATGGAGGAGGTGCGCGGTGTGCCCCTGTCCGAGCTCGTGGGCCAGCCCCTGGCGATCCCGCGATTCCTGGAGCTGGCCGTCTCCCTGGCGGCGAACCTCGGGGAGATCCACCGCCACGGCGTCATCCACAAGGACATCAAGCCCGCCAACATCATCGCCGAGCCGACGGGGGGAACCCGTCTCATCGACTTCGGGGTGGCCACGTTGCAGCGGGTGGAGCACCTGGAGGCGGCACCCGCGGACCTGGTCGAAGGGACGCTGGCGTACATGTCGCCGGAGCAGACCGGGCGGATGAACCGGTTGGTGGACTACCGCACGGACCTGTATTCGCTGGGGGTGACGTTCTACGAGCTGCTGACGGGGAGCCGGCCGTTCCAGGGCCGGGATGCGCTCGAATGGTTCCACGCGCACATGGCCCAGCACCCGAGGCCACCGCACGAGCTCCGCCCGTCCATTCCGCTGGCCCTCTCTGCCATCGTGATGAGGCTGTTGGCCAAGACGGCCGAGGAGCGCTACCAGAGCGCCGAGGGGCTGCGCGCCGATCTGGAGCGGTGCCGGGAAGGGCCGCTCGAGGTGTTTCCGTTGGGCGCACGGGACGTGCCCCGGCGCCTCTCCCTGCCACAGCGGCTCTATGGGCGAGAGGCCCAGGTGTCCACGCTGCTGAGTGGATTCGATCGGGTCGTCCACGGAGGACATGCGGAGCTGATGCTGGTGCGAGGCTACTCGGGCATCGGCAAGTCGTCGCTGGTGCAGGAGCTGCACAAGCCGGTGGTGCGGCGGCGCGGCTTCTTCCTGAGTGGGAAGTTCGAGCAGTTCCAGCGAGACATCCCGTACGCGACGCTGGCGCAGGCGATTCGAGGGCTGGTGCAGCAGTTGCTGGCGGGCAGCGACGAGGAGCTGGAGCGCTGGCGCGAGCGCCTCCAGGAAGCGTGGGGGGAGCAGGGCCAGCGCGTGGTGGAGCTCGTCCCCCAGCTGGAGCTCATCGCGGGCAGGCAGCCTCCCGTCGAGGCGCTACCTCCCTCCGAGACGCGCAACCGCTTCAATCAGGTGTTCCTGAAGTTCCTGGGCGTGTTCGCCACGAGGGAGCACCCGCTGGTGTTGTTCCTGGATGACCTGCAGTGGGCGGACGCGGCCAGTCTGCAATTGCTGCAGCATCTGCTCACCCACCCGGAGGCACCGCCGCTGCTGCTGCTCGGGGCCTACCGGGACAACGAGGTCAGTCTCTCCCATGCGCTGATGCTGACGGTGGAGGCGGTGCGCAAGTCGGGCGCGAGGGTGACGGACATCCAGCTGGAGCCGCTGAGCCAGGAGCAGGTGGAGCAGCTCGTGGGGGATGCGCTGCCAGGGGCGGGGCGGGAGGTGGTGGAGCCCTTGTCCGCGCTGGTGCGGGAGAAGACGGGAGGCAACCCGTTCTTCCTCAACCAGCTCTTGCTGACGTTGGACCAGGACGGGCTGTTGGTGCGCACGGCCGAGGGGTGGAGGTGGGACGAGGAGGGGGTCCGGGCGATGGGGTACTCGGACAACGTGGTGGACTTCCTGGTGGGCAAGCTGCGCCAGCTGCCGGGGGAGGTGCAGCGACTGCTCCATCTGGCCGCGTGCGTGGGCAACGTCTTCTCCCTGTCGATGTTGAGCACGCTCTCGGAGCAGGGAGAGGTGGGGGCGGTGGAGCAGGGGTTGGGGCCAGCGCTGCAGGAGGGACTGGTGATGAGAGGAGGCCCGGAGCAGTACCGGTTCCTGCATGATCGAATCCACCAGGCGGCCCATGCGCTCATCACGGAGGAGGAGCAGAAGGCCATCCACCTGCGCATCGGAAGGGCGATGCTGGAGAGCCTCACGCCCGAGGCGCTGAGGGAGAGGCTCTTCGACGTGGTGAGCCAGCTGAACGCCGGGGCGGAGCTGATGAAGGAGCCCGAGGAGCGCCACCGGCTGGCGAGGCTGAACGCGGAGGCGGGAGCGAAGGCGATGGCCTCCATCGCGCATCGTCCCGCCATCACGTATTTCGCGAAGGCGTTCTCGCTCATACCGGGAGACCCGTGGGAGACGGACGCGGCGCTGGCCCTCAAGGTGAGACTCGACCAGGCGACGTGCGAGCTCATGTGTGGCAACTCCGCCGAGGCGAGCCGCCTGGCGGAGGAGCTCCTCCCCCGAGCACGCACCCACTCGGACATGGCGGAAGCCTACCGCCTGAAGAACGACACCCTCGTGGGGACGGGGCGACTCCAGGAAGCCAGCGCCTGCATGCTGGAGTTCCTGGAGCGGCTGGGCATGCCGATTCCCTCGAGTCCCTCCCAGGAAGAGGCGGCGGCCGCCTATGAGGAGGTGTGGGCGCTGATCGGAGACCGGCCCATCGAGAGCCTCGTCGACCTTCCGCCCATGACGGATCCGGACATGAAGCTGGCGATGGGCGCCTTCCATTCGCTCTTCTCGTCCGCGTTCTTCATCAATCCCCACCTGCTCATCATCAATCTGTGCCGGATGGTGTCCCTCACCCTGCGCCACGGCTTCACGGCGCACTCCGTGACCGGCTTCAGCTGGCTGGGATTGATGTCCGGCGTGTCCTTCAATCGGTACCGGGAAGGCTATGCGTTGGGGGCGCTCGCCCGCGAGCTCGTCGAGCGCTACAACCTGTCCGCCCTCCGGGGAAGGCTCCTCTTCAGCCTGCAGTTCATCAGCTATTGGAGCCAGCCCTTCTCGGTGACGCAGGACATCGTCCTCGGCGCCTTCCACCATGCGGTCCAGATGGGGGACTTCCAGGCGGCTTGTTATTGCGGCTCGTCCATCGTCTTGAACCGCGTCGCCATGGGGCACAACCTGGATGATGTCTATCAGGAGTCGCTCGTGCGAGCCGACTTCGCGCGCAAGGCCGGGGTCGTGGACGCGCGGGACATGATCCTCCTCTACCAGCGCTACGTGCAGCAGATGCGCGGGCGCTCGTCCTCGTTCGATACGCTGAGCGGGGAGGGCTTCGACGAAAAGGAGTTCGAGGCGTCCTTGTCGTCCGCGCGCATGAGCGCCCTGCGCAGCGCCTATTGGATCCTCAAGCTCAGGTCCCGCTTCATGTGTGGCGCCTACGAGGAGGCGCTCGCGGCCGCGGACAAGGTGGCCGGGCTCCTCTGGGTCATGAAGGGAAGCATCAACATCCTGGACTTCCACCTCTTCCGGGCCCTGTCGCTGGCCGCGACCTTCGAGACCCGGTCGTCGGAGGAAGCACGGGAGGAGCTTCTCGAGTCCCTCCAACGGCACCACGCGCAGCTCGCGCGATGGGCGGAGATCTGCCCGGAGACCTTTCGTGCTCCGGAGCGGATGGTGTTCGCGGAGTGGGCCCGTCTCCGGGGGAGGCCGGATGAGGCGAGCCCCGCTTATGAAGAGGCCATCGATGCGGCCCGCGAGAACGGCTTCCTTCAATACTTCGGCATGGCGGCGGAGCTCGCGGCGAACTTCTGGCGGACGCGGCGGGCGCGGACGGCCGCCCTTTGTTTCGCGCGCGATGCCCGGTCCGCCTACGTGCAGTGGGGCGCCCTGGGGAAGGTTCAGCACCTGGAGTCCCGGTGGCCGGGCCTGGCGCCGCTGCGGGTCCTCTCGGATGACGAGACCCTCCGCGCCGACGCGACCACCAGTACGGACTCGACGCAGATCGACGCGCTCACGGTGGTGAAGGCGCAGCAGGCCATCTCCGGGGAGATCGTCCTGGAGCGGCTGGCGAACACCTTGATGCAGGTGGTCATCGAGAACGCCGGAGCCCAGCGGGGCGCCGTGCTGCTGCCGAGGGGCGACTTTCTCTCGGTCGCGGCCGTCTCGGGTGGCTCGCTGGACGCCGAGCTGCCGTGGTCGCTCATCACCTACGTCAAACGGACCCTCGAGCAGGTACGCATCGACGATGCCTCCCAGCCCCATCCGTTCTCGTCCGATGAGTACCTGCGGCGTGGAGGAGTCCGGTCCGTACTGTGCCTGCCGCTGATGCGGCAGGAGGTGTTCTCCGGGGTGCTGTACCTGGAGAACAACCTGGCCACCAACGCCTTCAGCCCGGAGCGCCTCTTCCTGCTGAGTCACCTCGCCTCGCAGGCCGCCATCTCCATCGAGAACGCGCGGCTGTACACGGAGGTCCGGATCGCCGAGGCGGCCCTGCGCCGGGCCAACGATGAGCTGGAGCGGAGGGTGGACGAGCGCACGCGCGCGTTGAAGGAGGCCCAGGCCCGGCTGGTGGACATGGCGCGTGAGGTGGGCATGACGGAGGTGGCCTCCAACGTGCTGCACAACGTGGGTAACGTCCTCACCAGCGCCGTCATCAACATCGAGCTGATGCGAAGGGCGGTGGGCTCCTCGCGCGTGAGCCGGGTGAAGCAGGCCGCGGCCCTGCTCCTGGAGCACCGGGGGAACCTGGCGGACTTCCTGTCCGAGAATTCACGAGGCAGCCAGCTCCCGGATTACCTCGCCGAGCTCTCCGACGAGCTGCTGCGCGAGCAGGAGAAGTTGATGGAGGACGTGGAGGCGATGGCCCGGCACATCGATCACATCCGCGCCATCGTCCAGGTGCAGCAGACCTACGCCAAGACGTCGCTCATGGAGGTGGAGTGTGACCTGGGGCAGCTGGTGGATGATGCCCTGCGCATCCAGATGGGCTCGCTCAAGCGCCACGGCGTGTCCATCATCCGCGAGCTGTCGGCGGTGCCGAAGTTGCAGTTGGACAAGCACAAGGTGTTGCAGATCCTCATCAACCTGCTGAGCAACGCGAGGAACGCGCTGGACGTGCTGCCGGAGGGGCAGCGGTTGTTGCGCGTGCGGCTCACCTCGGAAGGGGGGAGGGCGCGCATCCAGGTGGTGGACAACGGCATGGGGATCGCGCCGGAGGTTCGCGAGAAGCTCTTCGCGCATGGCTTCACCACGCGCAAGGACGGCCATGGCTTCGGCCTGCACGCGAGCGCGCTGGCGGCGCAGTTGATGGGAGGTCGCCTCACGCTGGAGAGCGAGGGTCCCGGCAAGGGCGCCACGGCCACCCTGGAGCTCCCACTTCCCTGA